A window from Pseudomonas frederiksbergensis encodes these proteins:
- the rmuC gene encoding DNA recombination protein RmuC, which produces MLEERLAMALLAQDGLNAQLEACRDEIGDLGQANAAKQADLAAVRREVELLQIERDDARDAAHAWNLERAGKEAELRRLAAQAASLNAELREQQESHQQRLNDLQGSRDELRAQFAELAGKIFDEREQRFAETSQQRLGQLLDPLKERIQSFEKRVEESYQAEARERFSLAKELERLQQLNLRLSDEATNLTRALKGQKTQGNWGELILERVLEHAGLEKGREYQTQVNLKGPDGERFQPDVIIYLPGDKQVVVDSKVSLTAYQQYVAAEDDAIGQIAIKQHVLSLRTHVKGLAGKDYKRLDGLHSLDFVLLFVPIEAAFSAALQAEPTLFQEAFDRNIVIVSPTTLLATLRVIDSLWKQERQSQNAREIAERAGWLYDKFVLFIQDLDEVGNRLQQLDKAYSSARNKLTEGRGNLVSRAEQLKLLGARASKSLPADLLERAMTDVDGLAELPE; this is translated from the coding sequence CTGCTGGAAGAGCGTCTGGCCATGGCCCTACTGGCTCAGGATGGATTGAACGCCCAACTCGAAGCCTGTCGCGATGAAATCGGTGATCTGGGCCAGGCCAACGCCGCCAAACAGGCAGACCTGGCCGCCGTACGCCGTGAAGTCGAACTGCTGCAGATCGAACGTGACGACGCACGCGACGCCGCCCACGCCTGGAATCTGGAACGCGCCGGCAAAGAGGCTGAGTTGCGCCGTCTGGCCGCCCAGGCCGCTTCGCTCAACGCCGAGCTACGCGAGCAGCAGGAAAGCCATCAGCAGCGCCTCAATGACCTGCAGGGCTCACGAGACGAGCTGCGAGCGCAGTTCGCGGAGCTGGCCGGCAAAATCTTCGACGAACGCGAGCAGCGTTTTGCCGAAACCAGTCAACAACGCCTCGGTCAGTTGCTCGATCCGTTGAAGGAACGTATTCAGTCCTTCGAAAAACGCGTCGAAGAAAGTTATCAGGCAGAAGCCCGCGAACGTTTTTCCCTGGCCAAGGAACTGGAGCGGCTGCAACAACTGAACCTGCGCCTGAGCGACGAAGCCACCAACCTGACCCGCGCCTTGAAAGGGCAGAAAACCCAAGGTAACTGGGGTGAGCTGATTCTTGAGCGGGTGCTTGAACACGCGGGCCTGGAGAAGGGGCGCGAGTACCAGACCCAGGTCAACCTCAAGGGGCCGGACGGTGAGCGTTTCCAGCCGGACGTGATCATTTATCTGCCGGGCGACAAGCAGGTGGTGGTCGACTCCAAGGTCAGCCTCACGGCCTATCAGCAATACGTCGCGGCCGAAGACGATGCGATCGGCCAGATCGCCATCAAGCAGCACGTGCTGTCCTTGCGCACTCACGTCAAAGGGCTGGCCGGCAAGGATTACAAGCGTCTCGACGGTTTGCACAGCCTGGATTTCGTCCTGCTTTTCGTACCGATCGAAGCGGCGTTTTCCGCCGCGTTGCAGGCTGAACCGACACTGTTTCAGGAGGCCTTCGATCGCAACATCGTCATTGTCAGCCCGACCACTTTGCTGGCGACCCTGCGCGTCATCGACAGCCTGTGGAAGCAGGAGCGCCAGAGCCAAAACGCCCGGGAAATCGCCGAGCGGGCCGGGTGGCTGTACGACAAGTTCGTGTTGTTCATCCAGGATCTGGATGAAGTCGGCAATCGCTTACAGCAACTGGATAAAGCCTACAGCTCGGCGCGCAATAAGCTGACAGAAGGCCGCGGCAATCTGGTCAGTCGCGCCGAGCAACTCAAGTTGCTTGGCGCGCGGGCGAGCAAGAGCTTGCCGGCAGACTTGCTGGAGCGGGCGATGACCGACGTGGATGGGTTGGCCGAATTGCCGGAGTAA
- a CDS encoding PAS domain-containing hybrid sensor histidine kinase/response regulator, giving the protein MSLSSGLIAVVALAYMAIMFAIAFYGDRRSTPLPPRVRAWVYSLSLAVYCTSWTFFGAVGQAAEQLWSFLPIYLGPILLLVCAPWVLQKMVMISKQENITSIADFIAARYGKSQSLAVVVALICLVGVLPYIALQLKGIVLGVNLLIGAGADAMGTRAQDTALIVSLVLALFTIVFGTRNLDATEHHRGMVLAIAFESLVKLFAFLAVGAFVTYGLYDGFEDLFDQAMLAPRLEEYWKETINWPSMVVQTGVAMMAIICLPRQFHVTVVENIDPQDLRLAKWVFPAYLALAALFVVPIALAGQMLLPSSVLPDSFVISLPLAQAHPALAMLAFIGGASAATGMVIVASVALSTMVSNDMLLPWLLRRNNAERPFEVFRQWMLSVRRVSIVVILLLAYVSYRLLGSTASLATIGQIAFAAVTQLAPAMLGALYWKQANRRGVFAGLAAGTFLWFYTLILPIAAHSLGLSLSSFPGLAWLHSNPLNLPLTPLTQGVVLSLAANFTLFAWVSVLSRTRVSEHWQAGRFIGQEISARPSARSMLSVQIDDLLQLAARFVGEERARQSFIRFAYRQGKGFNPNQTADGEWIAHTERLLAGVLGASSTRAVVKAAIEGREMQLEDVVRIADEASEVLQFNRALLQGAIENITQGISVVDQSLKLVAWNRRYLELFNYPDGLIRLGRPIADIIRYNAERGLCGPGEAEVHVARRLHWMRQGRAHTSERLFPNGRVIELIGNPMPGGGFVMSFTDITAFREAEQALTEANEGLERRVTERTHELSQLNLALTEAKGTAELANQSKTRFLAAVSHDLMQPLNAARLFSAALSHQEDGLSGEAQKLVHHLDTSLRSAEDLISDLLDISRLENGKINPDPKPFVLNEMFDVLGAEFKALAHDQGLKFRVRGSKLRVDSDIKLLRRILQNFLTNAFRYAKGPVLLGVRRRKGELCLEVWDRGPGIPLDKQQVIFEEFKRLDSHQTRAEKGLGLGLAIADGLCRVLGHTLRVRSWPGRGSVFSVSVPLARAQAALPTKTAELNGKLLSGSQVLCIDNEDSILIGMNSLLTRWGCQVWTARNRDECAALLSDGMRPQLALVDYHLDDGETGTELMAWLRTRLGEPVPGVVISADGRPETVAQVHAAGLDYLAKPVKPAALRALLSRHLPL; this is encoded by the coding sequence ATGTCGCTGTCCAGCGGGCTGATCGCCGTCGTCGCCCTGGCCTATATGGCCATCATGTTCGCCATCGCCTTCTACGGCGATCGTCGCAGCACACCGTTGCCGCCGCGAGTGCGCGCCTGGGTGTACAGCCTGTCGCTGGCCGTCTATTGCACCAGCTGGACCTTCTTTGGCGCCGTGGGCCAGGCCGCCGAACAACTCTGGTCTTTCCTGCCGATCTACCTCGGGCCGATCCTGCTGCTGGTGTGCGCGCCGTGGGTCCTGCAAAAAATGGTGATGATCAGCAAGCAGGAGAACATCACCTCCATTGCCGACTTCATCGCCGCGCGTTATGGCAAATCCCAGTCGCTGGCGGTGGTGGTGGCGCTGATCTGCCTGGTCGGCGTGTTGCCCTACATCGCGCTGCAACTCAAGGGCATCGTGCTCGGGGTGAACCTGCTGATCGGCGCCGGTGCCGACGCCATGGGCACGCGCGCCCAGGACACGGCGTTGATCGTGTCGCTGGTACTGGCGCTGTTCACCATCGTCTTCGGTACCCGCAACCTCGACGCCACGGAGCACCACCGCGGCATGGTGCTGGCGATTGCGTTCGAATCGCTGGTCAAGCTGTTCGCCTTTCTCGCGGTCGGCGCGTTCGTGACCTATGGCCTGTACGACGGTTTCGAGGACCTGTTCGACCAGGCCATGCTCGCCCCGCGCCTCGAAGAGTATTGGAAGGAAACCATCAACTGGCCATCGATGGTGGTACAGACCGGCGTGGCGATGATGGCAATCATCTGCCTGCCCCGGCAGTTCCATGTGACCGTGGTGGAAAACATCGACCCTCAGGATCTGCGCCTGGCCAAATGGGTGTTTCCAGCCTATCTGGCGCTGGCGGCGCTGTTCGTCGTGCCCATCGCCCTCGCCGGTCAGATGCTGCTGCCGAGTTCGGTGCTGCCGGACTCGTTTGTCATCAGCCTGCCGCTCGCCCAAGCCCATCCTGCCTTGGCGATGCTGGCGTTTATAGGTGGCGCCTCGGCGGCGACCGGCATGGTGATTGTCGCCAGCGTGGCGCTTTCGACCATGGTCTCCAACGACATGCTGTTGCCATGGTTGCTGCGGCGCAACAACGCCGAGCGGCCGTTCGAAGTGTTCCGCCAGTGGATGCTCTCGGTGCGCCGAGTGAGCATTGTGGTGATTCTGCTGCTGGCCTACGTCAGTTATCGCCTGCTCGGCTCGACGGCGAGTCTAGCGACCATCGGCCAGATCGCCTTCGCCGCCGTGACCCAACTGGCCCCGGCCATGCTCGGCGCCCTGTACTGGAAACAGGCCAATCGTCGCGGTGTATTCGCGGGTCTCGCCGCCGGGACATTCCTCTGGTTCTACACCCTGATTCTGCCGATCGCGGCCCACAGCCTTGGTTTGTCCTTGAGCAGCTTCCCGGGGCTGGCCTGGTTGCACAGCAACCCGCTGAACCTGCCGCTCACCCCGCTGACCCAAGGCGTGGTGTTGTCGCTGGCGGCCAACTTCACGCTGTTCGCCTGGGTGTCGGTGCTGTCGCGAACGAGGGTTTCGGAACATTGGCAGGCGGGTCGCTTCATCGGTCAGGAAATCAGCGCCCGCCCCAGCGCCCGTTCGATGCTGTCGGTGCAGATCGACGATTTGTTGCAGCTGGCCGCACGCTTCGTCGGCGAAGAACGCGCCCGTCAGAGTTTTATCCGCTTCGCCTACCGTCAGGGCAAAGGCTTCAACCCGAACCAGACCGCCGACGGGGAATGGATCGCCCATACCGAACGCTTGCTGGCCGGTGTACTCGGCGCTTCCTCGACCCGTGCGGTGGTAAAAGCCGCCATTGAAGGTAGGGAAATGCAACTCGAGGACGTCGTGCGAATCGCCGACGAAGCTTCGGAAGTGCTGCAATTCAACCGCGCGCTGCTGCAAGGCGCGATCGAGAACATCACCCAAGGCATCAGCGTGGTCGACCAGTCGCTGAAACTGGTGGCCTGGAACCGGCGCTATCTGGAGCTGTTCAACTACCCCGATGGACTGATCAGGCTGGGCCGCCCAATTGCCGACATCATTCGCTACAACGCCGAGCGCGGACTATGCGGTCCCGGTGAAGCCGAAGTGCACGTTGCCCGGCGCCTGCACTGGATGCGTCAGGGCCGCGCCCACACCTCTGAAAGACTTTTCCCCAATGGTCGTGTGATCGAGCTGATCGGCAACCCGATGCCGGGCGGTGGTTTTGTCATGAGTTTCACCGACATCACCGCGTTCCGCGAGGCTGAACAAGCGCTGACCGAAGCCAACGAGGGCCTGGAGCGACGGGTCACCGAGCGGACCCACGAACTGTCGCAACTCAACCTCGCCCTGACCGAAGCGAAAGGCACCGCGGAGCTGGCCAACCAGTCGAAAACCCGATTCCTGGCGGCGGTCAGCCACGACTTGATGCAACCGTTGAACGCTGCGCGACTGTTCTCGGCCGCCCTGTCCCACCAGGAGGACGGTCTCTCCGGCGAGGCGCAAAAACTGGTCCATCATCTGGACACGTCACTACGCTCGGCGGAGGACTTGATCAGCGATTTGCTGGACATTTCCCGCCTGGAAAACGGCAAGATCAACCCCGATCCGAAGCCGTTCGTGCTCAATGAGATGTTCGACGTCCTCGGTGCCGAGTTCAAGGCGCTGGCCCACGACCAGGGGCTGAAATTCCGGGTCAGGGGCAGCAAGTTGCGCGTCGACAGCGACATCAAACTGCTGCGACGAATCCTGCAGAACTTCCTGACCAATGCCTTCCGCTACGCCAAAGGCCCAGTGCTGCTGGGGGTTCGCCGACGCAAGGGCGAGCTGTGCCTGGAAGTCTGGGACCGAGGTCCGGGCATTCCGCTGGATAAACAGCAGGTCATCTTCGAAGAATTCAAACGCCTCGACAGCCACCAGACGCGCGCTGAAAAAGGCCTCGGGCTGGGCCTGGCGATCGCCGACGGGTTGTGCCGCGTGCTCGGTCATACCTTGCGCGTACGCTCCTGGCCGGGGCGCGGCAGCGTGTTCAGCGTCAGCGTGCCGTTGGCTCGTGCTCAAGCCGCCCTGCCGACCAAGACCGCCGAGCTCAATGGCAAATTGCTGAGCGGCTCGCAGGTACTGTGCATCGACAACGAAGACAGCATCCTGATCGGCATGAACAGTTTGCTGACGCGCTGGGGTTGTCAGGTCTGGACCGCGCGCAACCGCGATGAATGTGCGGCGCTGCTCAGCGACGGGATGAGACCGCAATTGGCCTTGGTGGATTACCACCTGGACGATGGCGAGACCGGAACCGAACTGATGGCATGGTTGCGCACCCGATTGGGTGAGCCTGTGCCGGGGGTTGTGATCAGCGCCGATGGGCGACCGGAGACGGTAGCCCAGGTGCATGCGGCGGGGCTGGATTACCTGGCTAAACCGGTGAAACCGGCGGCGTTGCGGGCGTTGTTGAGTCGGCATTTGCCGTTGTAG
- a CDS encoding TetR/AcrR family transcriptional regulator, whose translation MAIKEGLRPGGRSARVQESVHSAVRDLLEEQDRTTVTVPQIAARAGVTPSTIYRRWGDLSVLLADVALARMRPESEPANTGSLRGDVRAWAEQYLDEMSSEPGRNMLRDVQCSTTPTLCATIIGGQLQTILDRYPDQPKPNVDRLINLVAAPTVFRILFSAAPLEVEELHRLIEIALSQ comes from the coding sequence ATGGCTATAAAAGAAGGTTTACGCCCCGGCGGCAGAAGCGCCCGGGTGCAAGAGTCGGTCCACTCGGCAGTGCGCGATCTCCTCGAAGAGCAGGACCGCACCACCGTGACCGTCCCGCAAATCGCCGCCCGCGCGGGCGTCACGCCGTCGACCATCTATCGGCGCTGGGGCGACCTGTCAGTGTTGTTGGCGGACGTCGCCCTCGCCCGCATGCGTCCCGAAAGTGAGCCGGCCAATACCGGCAGCCTGCGCGGCGACGTGCGCGCCTGGGCCGAGCAATATCTGGACGAAATGAGTTCCGAACCCGGTCGCAACATGTTGCGCGACGTGCAATGCAGCACCACGCCGACACTTTGCGCGACGATTATTGGCGGGCAGTTGCAGACGATCCTGGATCGTTACCCCGATCAGCCGAAGCCGAACGTCGATCGGCTGATCAACCTGGTGGCGGCGCCGACGGTGTTTCGCATCCTGTTCTCGGCGGCGCCGCTGGAGGTTGAGGAGTTGCATCGGTTGATCGAGATTGCGTTGAGTCAGTAA
- a CDS encoding MFS transporter codes for MSSSTSNRSSLWFLAITLLSFLAASTAPTPLYHLYQEHLQFSAATLTLIFGVYAISLLAALLTVGSLSDYLGRKPVIFTAVMLNMLAMLLFINADSVACLISARVLQGFATGMATAVLSAALLDTDRQQGPLVNSVAPLLGMAVGAMGCGLLAEFAPLPLQLTYWVLFALFVMQALYVWRLPESVSRQPGAWASLRPTLHVPIQARRALWLVLPINIAVWALGGFYASLAPSLVRTATGSTSNLIGGATVAVLTVTGALMIYTLRDRPADKVLRLGGSLLPVGVALILMAVHSASLTLFFVGTLVAGCGFGAGFLGALRSVVPLALPHERAGLMSAYYVLSYLAFCLPSLLAGNLTRTFGLVATTDGYGAVLIILSAGALLALMRQQSMKVCGVDVR; via the coding sequence ATGTCCAGTTCAACGTCTAATCGTTCAAGCCTGTGGTTCCTGGCGATCACCTTACTCAGTTTTCTGGCGGCGTCCACGGCGCCGACGCCGTTGTACCACCTGTACCAGGAACACCTGCAATTCTCGGCAGCGACCCTGACCCTGATTTTCGGCGTGTACGCGATCAGCTTGCTGGCGGCACTGCTCACGGTCGGTTCGCTCTCGGATTACCTGGGGCGCAAACCGGTGATCTTTACCGCTGTGATGCTGAACATGCTGGCGATGCTGCTGTTCATCAATGCAGACAGTGTCGCCTGTTTGATCAGCGCGCGAGTGCTTCAAGGCTTTGCAACGGGGATGGCCACCGCCGTATTGAGTGCGGCGCTGTTGGACACCGATCGCCAGCAGGGGCCGTTGGTCAACAGTGTCGCGCCGTTGCTGGGCATGGCGGTGGGCGCCATGGGCTGCGGCTTGTTGGCCGAGTTTGCACCGCTGCCGTTGCAGTTGACCTATTGGGTGCTGTTCGCGCTGTTTGTGATGCAGGCGCTGTACGTCTGGCGATTGCCGGAAAGCGTCAGCCGCCAACCGGGAGCCTGGGCCTCGCTGCGCCCGACACTGCATGTGCCGATCCAGGCGCGACGTGCGTTGTGGCTGGTGCTGCCGATCAATATCGCGGTGTGGGCGCTCGGTGGTTTTTACGCTTCCTTGGCGCCGTCTCTGGTGCGCACAGCGACGGGATCGACCTCGAATCTGATTGGCGGTGCGACGGTGGCGGTGTTGACGGTGACCGGCGCTCTGATGATCTACACCCTGCGCGATCGGCCGGCCGACAAGGTTTTGCGCTTGGGCGGCAGCCTGCTGCCCGTTGGTGTCGCGCTGATCCTGATGGCGGTGCACAGCGCCAGCCTTACGCTGTTTTTCGTCGGGACGCTGGTGGCCGGATGCGGTTTCGGTGCCGGTTTCCTCGGTGCATTGCGCAGCGTCGTGCCGCTGGCCTTACCCCATGAACGGGCAGGGTTGATGTCGGCTTACTACGTGCTCAGTTATCTGGCGTTCTGCTTGCCGTCGTTGCTGGCCGGGAATTTGACCCGGACCTTCGGGCTGGTGGCCACGACCGATGGTTACGGCGCGGTGCTGATTATTCTTTCGGCCGGCGCTCTGCTCGCGTTGATGCGTCAGCAGTCGATGAAAGTCTGTGGCGTCGATGTTCGATGA
- a CDS encoding cupin: MKIIRSKSFTADRAWGALDIANMNGITTRLHWTDQPYKWHINDGQEVFVVLDGVVQMRYREAGQEQEVMLGVGDIFYADVGTEHVAHPQGVARILVIETEGSV; encoded by the coding sequence ATGAAAATCATCCGCAGCAAATCCTTCACCGCTGACCGTGCCTGGGGCGCTTTGGATATCGCCAATATGAACGGCATCACCACGCGTTTGCACTGGACCGACCAGCCCTATAAATGGCACATCAATGATGGGCAGGAAGTGTTCGTGGTGCTGGATGGTGTTGTGCAGATGCGTTATCGCGAAGCAGGTCAGGAGCAAGAAGTGATGTTGGGCGTAGGCGATATCTTCTATGCCGACGTTGGCACCGAACACGTTGCCCATCCGCAAGGTGTGGCAAGAATCCTGGTGATCGAGACTGAAGGCAGCGTCTGA
- a CDS encoding TDT family transporter encodes MTCPNIAPAGFKPFSHLQHPREVIRQFTPNWFAATMGTGVLALALAQLPGANAGLYAIAEALWLFNIVLFVLFTVMYAARWALFFDEARRIFGHSTVSMFFGTIPMGLATTINGFLLFGLPRWGEGVIHLAEVLWWLDVAMSVACGVLIPYLMFTRQEHSIDQMTAVWLLPVVAAEVAAASGGLLAPHLADVHSQLVVLVTSYVLWAFSLPVAFSILTILLLRMALHKLPHENMAASSWLALGPIGTGALGMLLLGADAPAIFAANGLPGIGEIAEGLGLVAGITLWGFGLWWMLIAVLITLRYLRVGIPFNLGWWGFTFPLGVYSLATLKLASTLNLRFFSVFGCVLVVLLAVMWLIVAKRTVQGAWRGELFVSPCIAGLNK; translated from the coding sequence ATGACATGCCCCAACATTGCCCCAGCCGGTTTCAAACCCTTCAGTCATTTGCAGCACCCGCGTGAGGTGATCCGCCAGTTCACGCCGAACTGGTTCGCCGCCACCATGGGCACCGGTGTGCTGGCGTTGGCGCTGGCGCAGCTGCCCGGCGCAAATGCCGGTTTGTACGCGATTGCCGAAGCCCTATGGCTGTTCAACATCGTGCTGTTCGTTTTGTTCACGGTCATGTATGCGGCGCGTTGGGCGCTGTTTTTCGATGAGGCGCGAAGGATTTTCGGTCACTCCACGGTCTCGATGTTTTTCGGCACCATCCCCATGGGCCTGGCGACCACCATTAATGGTTTCTTACTGTTTGGTCTGCCGCGTTGGGGTGAGGGCGTGATACATCTCGCCGAGGTGCTGTGGTGGCTGGATGTGGCGATGTCTGTGGCGTGCGGCGTGCTGATTCCCTACCTGATGTTCACCCGTCAGGAGCACAGCATTGACCAGATGACCGCCGTCTGGCTGTTGCCGGTGGTAGCGGCAGAAGTGGCGGCCGCCAGCGGTGGTCTGCTGGCGCCGCACCTGGCCGATGTCCATTCGCAACTGGTGGTGCTGGTGACCAGCTACGTGCTCTGGGCCTTTTCCCTGCCGGTGGCGTTCAGCATTCTGACCATTCTGTTGCTGCGTATGGCGCTGCATAAATTGCCCCACGAAAACATGGCCGCCTCCAGCTGGCTGGCACTCGGTCCGATCGGCACCGGGGCGTTGGGCATGTTGCTGTTGGGCGCCGACGCGCCGGCGATCTTTGCGGCCAATGGTCTGCCGGGCATCGGTGAAATCGCCGAAGGGTTGGGATTGGTGGCCGGGATTACCTTGTGGGGCTTTGGCCTGTGGTGGATGCTGATCGCGGTGCTGATCACCCTGCGTTACCTGCGCGTCGGCATCCCTTTCAATCTCGGCTGGTGGGGTTTTACCTTCCCGCTGGGCGTCTATTCCCTGGCGACATTGAAACTGGCCAGTACCTTGAACCTGAGGTTTTTCAGCGTTTTTGGCTGCGTGCTGGTGGTGTTGCTGGCGGTGATGTGGCTGATCGTCGCCAAACGGACAGTGCAGGGCGCCTGGCGGGGTGAGTTATTTGTCTCGCCGTGCATTGCAGGATTAAACAAATAA
- a CDS encoding MFS transporter, with the protein MSHPSQFTLLRTRRFLPFFVTQSLGAFNDNIFKQSLILAILYKLTIDGDRSIWVNLCALLFILPFFLFSALAGQFGEKFAKDALIRLIKLGEIAIMAVGAVGFMFDHLWLMLVALFAMGTHSALFGPVKYSILPQALRDEELVGGNGLVEMGTFLAILAGTIGAGIMMSSSHYAPIVSTAILGVAMLGYLASRSIPRAAAASPEMRLNWNIFSQSWATLKLGLGQTPAVSRSIVGNSWFWFVGAIYLTQIPAYAKEWMHGDETVVTLILTVFSVGIALGSMLCEKLSGRKVEIGLVPFGSFGLTVFGLLLWWHSGGIPDSVAGHGWIEVLGFGHAWLVLIDILGLGVFGGFYIVPLYALIQSRTPENERARVIAANNILNALFMVVSAIVSIVLLSMVELSIPQLFLVVSLLNIGVNAYIFSIVPEFSMRFLIWLLSHSMYRVEHRNLQLIPDEGAALLVCNHVSFVDALLIGGAVRRPIRFVMYYKIYNLPVLNFIFRTAGTIPIAGRQEDIQIYEKAFTRIAQYLKDGELVCIFPEGKLTADGEINEFKGGLTRILEETPVPVIPLALQGLWGSFFSRDPQKGMFRRLWSRVTLVAGPAVSVDVAEPARLQGLVGELRGAMR; encoded by the coding sequence ATGAGTCACCCCTCACAGTTCACCTTGCTTCGCACCCGGCGCTTCCTGCCGTTCTTCGTCACGCAGTCGCTCGGGGCGTTCAACGACAACATCTTCAAGCAGTCGCTGATTCTCGCCATTCTCTACAAGTTGACGATCGACGGTGACCGCTCGATCTGGGTCAACCTGTGTGCGCTGCTGTTCATCCTGCCGTTCTTCCTGTTCTCGGCACTGGCCGGGCAGTTCGGGGAAAAGTTCGCCAAGGACGCGCTGATTCGTCTGATCAAGCTCGGGGAAATCGCCATCATGGCGGTCGGCGCGGTCGGTTTCATGTTCGATCACCTGTGGCTGATGCTGGTGGCGCTGTTTGCCATGGGCACTCACTCAGCGCTGTTCGGGCCGGTGAAATATTCGATCCTGCCCCAGGCCTTGCGTGACGAAGAACTGGTGGGTGGCAACGGCCTGGTGGAAATGGGCACCTTCCTGGCGATCCTCGCCGGGACCATCGGCGCCGGGATCATGATGTCCTCCAGTCATTACGCGCCGATCGTCTCCACGGCGATCCTCGGTGTGGCGATGCTCGGCTATCTGGCCAGTCGCAGCATTCCGAGGGCTGCGGCCGCCTCCCCGGAAATGCGCCTGAACTGGAACATTTTCAGCCAGTCCTGGGCCACCTTGAAGCTGGGCTTGGGGCAGACGCCTGCGGTGTCACGCTCGATTGTCGGCAACTCGTGGTTCTGGTTTGTCGGGGCGATTTATCTGACGCAAATCCCTGCTTACGCCAAGGAGTGGATGCACGGCGACGAAACCGTGGTGACGCTGATTCTTACGGTGTTCTCGGTCGGTATCGCACTCGGTTCGATGCTCTGCGAGAAATTGTCCGGTCGCAAAGTCGAGATCGGTCTGGTGCCGTTCGGCTCGTTCGGTCTGACTGTGTTTGGTTTGCTGCTGTGGTGGCATTCCGGTGGGATTCCAGACAGTGTTGCCGGCCATGGCTGGATCGAAGTCCTGGGTTTTGGCCATGCCTGGCTGGTGTTGATCGACATTCTCGGGCTTGGCGTGTTCGGCGGTTTCTACATCGTGCCGCTGTATGCGCTGATTCAGTCGCGGACTCCGGAGAACGAGCGGGCGCGGGTAATTGCCGCCAACAATATTCTCAACGCGCTGTTCATGGTGGTCTCGGCGATTGTCTCGATCGTCTTGCTGAGCATGGTCGAGCTGTCGATTCCGCAGCTGTTCCTGGTGGTGTCGCTGCTGAACATCGGCGTCAACGCCTACATCTTCAGCATCGTCCCCGAATTCAGCATGCGCTTCCTGATCTGGCTGCTCAGCCACTCCATGTACCGCGTGGAGCATCGCAATTTGCAGCTGATTCCCGATGAAGGCGCGGCATTGCTGGTGTGCAATCACGTGTCCTTCGTCGACGCCTTGCTGATTGGCGGCGCGGTGCGTCGGCCGATTCGCTTTGTGATGTATTACAAGATCTACAACCTGCCAGTGCTGAACTTCATCTTTCGCACGGCCGGGACCATTCCTATCGCGGGACGTCAGGAAGACATTCAGATCTACGAAAAAGCCTTCACGCGCATTGCTCAGTATCTGAAGGACGGCGAGTTGGTGTGCATCTTCCCTGAGGGCAAATTGACCGCCGATGGCGAGATCAACGAGTTCAAGGGTGGGCTGACGCGGATTCTCGAAGAGACGCCGGTACCGGTGATTCCCCTGGCATTGCAGGGTTTGTGGGGGAGTTTTTTCAGTCGCGATCCGCAAAAGGGCATGTTTCGCCGGTTGTGGTCACGGGTGACCCTGGTGGCAGGGCCTGCGGTGTCGGTCGACGTGGCAGAGCCAGCCCGGTTGCAAGGGTTGGTGGGGGAATTGCGCGGCGCTATGCGCTGA
- a CDS encoding GGDEF domain-containing protein translates to MKSPSQTNAIDFDSAKLQRLGFGQQPTLIERPVSLAQRRQQLGLQLQTSLEPQRILGLFFREIQRLVPLDAMTYEHLSSDLRLEFGLRGHHSISYSLSHEGENLGELVFRRNQRFSEQEQGDLESLLSALLYPMRNALLYRAATQSALRDPLTNTGNRIAMDQTLKRETEMSRRHLQPLSLLMLDIDHFKLINDNHGHSAGDDVLKAVAASIKNQLRNVDMVFRFGGEEFLILLSNTSREAAAMIGERLRFALQAEKYLADGHAVELTVSLGCSTLLPGESAESLLRRADSALYVAKREGRNRLAMAG, encoded by the coding sequence ATGAAATCACCTTCCCAGACCAACGCAATTGACTTCGATAGCGCCAAATTGCAACGCCTGGGCTTTGGTCAGCAGCCTACCCTCATCGAGAGGCCGGTCAGCCTTGCACAAAGGCGACAGCAACTGGGCCTGCAGCTGCAAACCAGTCTTGAGCCGCAACGCATTCTCGGGCTCTTCTTCCGTGAGATTCAGCGACTTGTACCGCTTGACGCCATGACGTACGAGCACCTGTCCAGCGACTTGCGCCTGGAGTTCGGCCTGCGCGGCCATCACTCGATCAGCTATAGCCTCAGTCATGAAGGCGAGAATCTGGGTGAACTGGTTTTCCGCCGCAACCAGCGTTTCAGTGAGCAGGAACAAGGCGACCTCGAGTCACTGCTGTCCGCATTGCTGTACCCGATGCGCAATGCCTTGCTCTACCGCGCGGCCACCCAAAGCGCCTTGCGCGATCCGCTCACGAATACCGGCAACCGCATCGCCATGGATCAGACCCTGAAGCGGGAAACCGAGATGTCGCGTCGGCATCTGCAACCCTTGTCGCTGCTGATGCTGGACATCGATCACTTCAAACTCATCAACGATAACCACGGACACAGCGCTGGCGATGACGTGCTCAAGGCCGTTGCAGCCTCGATCAAAAATCAGTTGCGCAATGTGGACATGGTCTTCCGTTTTGGTGGCGAAGAGTTCTTGATCCTGCTTTCCAACACGAGCCGTGAGGCGGCAGCCATGATCGGCGAGCGCCTGCGATTTGCGTTGCAGGCCGAGAAATATCTGGCTGACGGCCATGCGGTCGAGCTGACGGTCAGCCTTGGTTGCTCGACGCTATTGCCCGGCGAGTCCGCCGAAAGCCTGTTGCGACGGGCCGACAGTGCGTTGTATGTGGCCAAGCGCGAAGGACGTAACCGCTTGGCGATGGCGGGTTGA